In Zunongwangia profunda SM-A87, the following proteins share a genomic window:
- the crcB gene encoding fluoride efflux transporter CrcB: MFKSAILVFLGGGLGSVCRYLISKALNSRGTNLPWGTFTVNILGSFIIGLLLGIAIKNNNLNNTTNLILATGFCGGFTTFSTFSFENQALLKSGDYYNFAIYAIGSLIFGIAAAAIGLYFSKLV, from the coding sequence ATGTTTAAAAGTGCTATTTTAGTATTTCTTGGGGGAGGTTTAGGCAGCGTATGCCGCTATTTGATTAGTAAAGCTTTAAATAGCAGAGGAACAAACTTACCCTGGGGCACTTTTACCGTTAACATTTTAGGCAGTTTTATTATTGGTCTATTATTGGGAATAGCCATAAAAAACAACAATCTTAATAATACGACCAACCTTATTCTTGCCACTGGTTTTTGTGGCGGGTTTACCACCTTCTCTACTTTTTCCTTTGAAAATCAAGCCCTTTTAAAATCGGGCGACTACTACAATTTTGCAATTTATGCCATAGGAAGTTTAATTTTTGGAATTGCGGCAGCAGCTATTGGTCTTTATTTTTCAAAATTGGTGTAA
- a CDS encoding P-II family nitrogen regulator, producing the protein MKKIEAIIRKSKFDEVKKALHSTEVVFFTYWDVTGVGNEKQGHVYRGVSYSTTDIQRRKLSIVVSDEFLDNTVNAILESAYTGSVGDGKIFVSTIDEAYRIRTKEKGTDSLK; encoded by the coding sequence ATGAAGAAAATTGAAGCTATTATCAGAAAGTCAAAATTTGACGAAGTAAAAAAAGCCTTACACAGCACTGAGGTTGTCTTTTTTACGTACTGGGATGTTACAGGGGTCGGAAACGAAAAACAAGGTCATGTATATCGCGGGGTATCTTATAGTACCACCGATATACAAAGACGAAAATTATCTATTGTCGTTTCAGACGAATTCCTGGACAACACTGTAAATGCCATTTTAGAATCTGCCTATACAGGTTCTGTTGGTGATGGTAAAATATTCGTTTCCACAATCGACGAAGCTTACCGTATACGTACTAAAGAAAAAGGGACCGATTCCCTTAAATAA
- a CDS encoding ammonium transporter, producing the protein MEIDAVLDLMWIVICGILVFFMQAGFTLVEAGFTRAKNTSNIIMKNLMDLAVGSIAFWAIGYTIMYGDSIGSFIGTPSLFYDVRGDMHNLFFQTVFCATAATIVSGAVAERTKFSTYLIFSLLMTTVIYPISGHWVWQGDGWLTALGFIDFAGSTVVHSVGGWAALVAAALVGPRIGKYTDGKSNAIPGHNMLYGALGVFILWLGWFGFNPGSELAISGDSANNVAGIVITTNLAAAAGAVVALFLTWIRYGKADISMTLNGALAGLVGITAGCAAVDPMGAFIIGIISGIVVVFSIEFIDKVLKIDDPVGAISVHGVVGALGTLLVGVFATDGGLLYGGGFGQLGVQAIGVVSIGAWAMITTFILLSILKAVMGLRVTEKEELEGLDLHEHGIDSYPEFGRDK; encoded by the coding sequence ATGGAAATAGATGCTGTATTAGATTTAATGTGGATTGTAATTTGTGGGATACTGGTATTCTTCATGCAAGCAGGATTCACACTGGTTGAAGCCGGTTTTACCCGCGCAAAAAACACATCGAATATTATCATGAAAAACCTCATGGACCTTGCCGTAGGTTCTATAGCTTTCTGGGCTATTGGGTATACTATTATGTATGGAGATTCTATTGGTAGTTTTATAGGAACCCCCAGTTTATTTTATGATGTTCGTGGGGATATGCATAATTTATTCTTTCAAACAGTATTTTGTGCTACCGCGGCAACTATCGTATCTGGTGCTGTGGCGGAAAGAACAAAATTTTCTACCTATCTTATCTTCTCTCTATTAATGACAACCGTTATTTATCCTATATCGGGTCACTGGGTATGGCAGGGAGATGGTTGGTTAACTGCACTAGGATTTATCGATTTTGCCGGTTCTACAGTTGTTCATTCTGTAGGTGGATGGGCTGCATTAGTGGCTGCGGCCTTAGTAGGCCCCCGTATAGGAAAATATACCGATGGGAAATCTAATGCAATTCCTGGTCATAACATGCTTTATGGTGCACTTGGTGTATTTATCCTTTGGTTAGGATGGTTTGGTTTTAATCCCGGATCAGAACTGGCTATCTCTGGAGATAGTGCAAATAATGTGGCTGGAATTGTAATCACTACCAACCTTGCCGCCGCTGCCGGAGCTGTAGTTGCTTTATTTCTTACCTGGATTAGATACGGAAAAGCCGATATTTCTATGACACTTAACGGTGCACTTGCCGGTCTTGTAGGTATTACAGCGGGATGTGCCGCCGTAGACCCAATGGGGGCATTTATAATCGGAATTATTTCTGGTATCGTTGTTGTTTTCTCTATAGAATTTATTGACAAAGTACTTAAAATCGACGATCCTGTTGGTGCCATATCTGTACACGGTGTTGTAGGTGCCTTAGGGACTTTACTTGTAGGAGTTTTTGCTACTGATGGCGGACTACTATATGGCGGTGGATTTGGACAGCTTGGCGTACAGGCTATTGGTGTGGTTTCTATTGGCGCATGGGCAATGATCACAACTTTTATCCTGCTTTCTATTCTTAAAGCAGTAATGGGATTAAGAGTTACCGAAAAAGAAGAATTAGAAGGATTAGACCTTCACGAACATGGTATCGATTCTTATCCAGAATTTGGAAGAGATAAATAA
- a CDS encoding outer membrane beta-barrel protein: protein MLKFTFANIRLFLVFSLIALLNIDLQAQEESKSPFIISGTVDAYFRTNFNGINKTVYDDNGDPLEPAAAPVTSFANDPGFAIGMANVILGYEGDKVGFVADLVVGPRGEDAVFLSTGSPAIVNQLYVYYNLSDKVRLTFGNFNTFLGYEVISPAANFNYSTSYMFSYGPFSHTGLKADFTIDENWSAMLAVMNPTDYTEFNPIGKYTFGGQLGYANDAGSAYLNLIYGEQSLSDDALFQVDLTTGWNLSDAFYLGFNGTYQTTDGEGFAGAAIYPQLSTSDSFAIGLRAEYFNELADGGPAYGADTNTTAITLTGSYTYGNLIIKPELRLDSVDGAKPFMDSDLMMQDNLSSFLVAAIYSF from the coding sequence ATGTTAAAATTCACTTTTGCAAATATCCGACTTTTTCTAGTATTTTCTTTGATAGCCTTATTAAATATAGACCTTCAGGCACAAGAAGAAAGTAAAAGTCCTTTTATTATTTCCGGTACTGTAGATGCTTACTTTAGAACTAACTTTAACGGTATAAACAAAACGGTATATGACGACAATGGCGATCCTCTGGAGCCAGCCGCTGCACCAGTAACTTCTTTTGCTAACGACCCTGGATTTGCCATTGGTATGGCCAATGTTATATTGGGCTACGAAGGGGATAAAGTTGGCTTTGTCGCCGATCTTGTAGTTGGACCTCGTGGTGAAGATGCCGTATTTTTATCTACCGGTTCTCCAGCTATTGTAAACCAGTTATATGTTTACTATAATCTTAGTGATAAAGTACGCTTAACATTTGGTAACTTTAATACCTTTCTTGGCTATGAGGTTATTTCACCTGCCGCCAACTTTAACTACTCCACTTCTTATATGTTTTCTTATGGGCCATTTTCTCATACAGGTTTAAAAGCAGATTTTACCATAGATGAAAACTGGAGTGCCATGTTAGCGGTAATGAATCCAACTGATTATACGGAATTCAATCCTATTGGTAAATATACCTTTGGTGGACAGTTAGGCTATGCTAATGATGCTGGTAGTGCTTATTTAAATCTAATTTATGGCGAGCAGTCTTTATCTGATGATGCGTTATTTCAAGTTGATTTAACTACGGGATGGAACCTAAGTGACGCGTTCTATTTAGGATTTAACGGAACCTACCAAACTACAGACGGGGAGGGATTTGCAGGAGCCGCTATCTATCCGCAGTTAAGTACTTCAGATAGTTTTGCTATTGGATTAAGAGCTGAATATTTTAATGAATTAGCTGATGGTGGACCAGCTTATGGAGCCGATACTAATACCACAGCTATTACATTAACCGGGAGCTATACCTACGGAAACCTAATTATCAAACCTGAATTACGATTGGATAGCGTAGATGGCGCTAAACCTTTTATGGATTCTGATCTTATGATGCAGGATAACTTATCATCATTTTTAGTTGCAGCGATTTATTCATTCTAA
- a CDS encoding DUF1684 domain-containing protein, producing MKITIFSCVFLLISFLNFAQQSNESQLESIIKFQHDLNEEYKDPEESPLSEDERLSFTQHDFYEIDTSFIVDAQFLRTPYEASFRMQTSSDRQPVYVKYADLYFTLKGKKMKLAVYQSQSLKENPEYFDYLFLPFTDLTNGEGSYSGGRYIDLRIPEEGVKKISLDFNKAYNPYCAYSGGYSCPVPPAENNLDMAITAGVKAYIKH from the coding sequence ATGAAAATTACCATTTTTAGCTGTGTATTTTTATTAATTTCATTTCTGAATTTTGCACAGCAGTCCAATGAAAGTCAACTTGAAAGTATAATAAAATTTCAGCACGATCTTAACGAAGAATATAAAGACCCGGAAGAATCACCATTATCTGAAGATGAACGATTGTCGTTCACGCAACACGATTTTTACGAGATCGATACTTCTTTTATTGTAGATGCTCAATTTTTGAGAACTCCGTATGAAGCTAGTTTTAGAATGCAAACCTCTTCCGATCGTCAACCCGTGTATGTGAAATATGCCGATCTGTACTTTACCTTAAAAGGTAAAAAGATGAAATTAGCGGTGTATCAAAGTCAGTCTTTAAAAGAGAATCCAGAGTATTTTGATTATTTGTTTTTGCCATTTACTGATCTTACTAATGGCGAAGGTTCCTACTCAGGTGGAAGATATATTGATTTAAGGATTCCCGAAGAAGGGGTGAAAAAAATTAGTTTAGATTTTAATAAAGCTTATAATCCTTATTGTGCGTATAGTGGCGGGTATTCCTGTCCTGTGCCCCCTGCTGAAAATAACCTGGATATGGCTATTACAGCAGGAGTAAAGGCTTACATTAAGCATTGA
- a CDS encoding DUF1328 domain-containing protein, producing the protein MKKYTVLFLILAVITGLVGFTGLRFTGIEVIRVVCLVAADLFVISLMAKLFFPDKKLRLQRIKKE; encoded by the coding sequence ATGAAAAAGTATACAGTGTTGTTTTTAATCTTGGCAGTAATAACCGGTCTTGTTGGATTCACGGGATTGCGATTTACCGGTATTGAAGTTATACGCGTAGTTTGTTTAGTCGCAGCAGACCTTTTTGTAATTTCATTGATGGCCAAATTATTTTTCCCAGATAAAAAATTAAGATTACAAAGAATAAAAAAGGAATAG
- a CDS encoding class I SAM-dependent methyltransferase has translation MHKGHSHNYFGSYRDFWWNKSFLDLTAQRLELHQFSNMLDVGCGQGHWTKTLAPYLAEKASITAIDNDSNWFEKNSALKDYFKLSNIGFNLKKGDAEDLPFEDEAFDFVTCQTVLIHLKNPKKALKEMTRVLKPNGLLLCVEPNNIIQTLTKNSITQNDSIEETLDHIKYRLIIEKGKKKLGEGDNSLGDLLPGWFASEALKDIQVRLSDKAIAMYPPYDNKEQIATLKQWMQGSAWKSETRKDIDYFNAAGEEYMPFYFEYQEKYDTRSDHIMGAVQREQYHAAGGSLMYLVSGTK, from the coding sequence TTGCACAAAGGACATTCACACAATTATTTTGGATCGTATCGTGACTTTTGGTGGAACAAAAGTTTTCTTGATCTTACCGCCCAAAGGCTAGAATTACATCAATTTTCGAACATGTTGGATGTTGGCTGTGGGCAGGGACACTGGACAAAAACCCTTGCACCATATTTAGCCGAAAAAGCGAGTATAACGGCTATCGATAACGATAGTAATTGGTTTGAAAAAAATAGCGCACTCAAAGACTACTTTAAATTATCGAATATTGGGTTTAATTTAAAGAAAGGTGATGCTGAAGACCTACCTTTTGAAGATGAAGCTTTCGATTTTGTAACCTGCCAAACGGTTTTAATTCATCTTAAAAATCCTAAAAAGGCCCTTAAAGAAATGACCCGTGTGCTCAAACCAAACGGACTTTTACTTTGCGTAGAGCCTAATAATATCATTCAAACGCTTACTAAGAATTCTATTACTCAAAACGATAGTATTGAAGAAACTTTAGATCATATAAAATATCGCCTAATTATCGAAAAAGGGAAAAAGAAACTTGGTGAGGGCGATAATTCTCTGGGTGATTTATTACCCGGCTGGTTTGCATCTGAAGCGCTTAAGGATATTCAGGTTAGATTATCAGACAAAGCGATTGCCATGTATCCTCCTTATGATAATAAAGAGCAAATCGCTACTCTAAAACAATGGATGCAGGGAAGCGCCTGGAAATCTGAAACCCGTAAAGACATTGACTATTTTAATGCAGCCGGCGAAGAATATATGCCGTTTTATTTCGAATACCAGGAAAAATACGACACGCGATCAGATCATATTATGGGTGCCGTACAACGTGAGCAGTATCATGCTGCAGGTGGTTCCCTAATGTACCTTGTTAGTGGGACGAAGTAA
- a CDS encoding Lrp/AsnC family transcriptional regulator, producing the protein MNIDKLNWAILESLQDNARLSFSEIGRKVGLSSPAVAERVKKMEDAGIIKGYKTEVSYQKTGHHLKAIITLRAFMGRLKPFLEKVTEFKEVINCYRITGNENIIMEVIFQDQGHLEVFIDKLITYGETKTHIILSNVIEHAPVRNSKITSSH; encoded by the coding sequence ATGAATATAGATAAATTGAATTGGGCGATACTGGAGTCTCTTCAGGATAATGCCAGGCTTTCTTTTTCAGAAATAGGAAGAAAAGTAGGATTAAGTTCCCCGGCAGTGGCAGAGCGTGTAAAAAAAATGGAGGATGCTGGGATTATAAAAGGCTATAAAACCGAAGTTTCATACCAAAAAACAGGACACCATTTAAAAGCGATTATTACCTTACGTGCTTTTATGGGGCGATTAAAACCTTTTCTGGAAAAGGTTACAGAATTCAAGGAGGTAATAAATTGTTACAGAATTACCGGAAACGAAAATATTATCATGGAAGTAATTTTTCAGGATCAGGGGCATTTGGAAGTTTTTATCGATAAATTGATTACGTATGGCGAAACTAAAACCCATATTATTTTATCGAATGTCATCGAACATGCACCGGTAAGAAATAGTAAAATTACTTCGTCCCACTAA
- a CDS encoding MarC family protein → MENVWLFAIAVFTGFFAINSPIGNIPVFISLTKQADRKTRKNISKKATFTAFIIVSGFVILGKYIFSLFGLTIPAFKITGGILIFFVGFEMIRAQEASIDNQSEINFNEGISTSPLAIPILAGPGSIVTAMNYTTNAGYIDLLVILVMFGLIMWLNHLAFISSDYLVRFIGQNKIVVIEKIMGLIIAIIGTNMLIQGIKLAFFSGETLS, encoded by the coding sequence ATGGAAAATGTTTGGTTATTTGCAATTGCGGTGTTTACCGGTTTTTTTGCAATAAATAGTCCTATTGGAAATATCCCGGTTTTTATTAGTCTAACAAAGCAGGCTGATCGTAAAACCCGAAAGAATATTTCTAAGAAAGCAACTTTTACCGCTTTTATCATTGTTTCTGGCTTCGTGATTTTAGGTAAATATATTTTTAGCCTTTTTGGGTTAACGATTCCTGCCTTTAAAATCACGGGTGGGATTCTTATATTTTTTGTTGGTTTCGAAATGATTAGAGCACAGGAAGCCAGTATTGATAACCAGAGCGAAATTAACTTTAATGAGGGGATTTCTACATCGCCATTGGCTATACCAATTCTTGCCGGTCCCGGTTCTATTGTAACTGCCATGAACTATACCACCAATGCCGGTTATATAGATTTGTTGGTTATTTTAGTAATGTTCGGTTTGATTATGTGGTTAAATCACCTGGCATTTATTTCCAGCGACTATCTGGTTAGGTTTATTGGGCAAAACAAAATTGTAGTAATTGAAAAGATTATGGGATTAATCATTGCGATTATTGGTACCAATATGCTTATACAGGGAATAAAATTAGCATTTTTTAGTGGAGAAACGCTATCCTAG
- a CDS encoding methylmalonyl-CoA mutase family protein has translation MEQQTPYLPKHKIRIVTAASLFDGHDAAINIMRRIIQATGVEVIHLGHDRSVEEVVNCAIQEDAHAIAMTSYQGGHTEYFKYMYDLLQEKNAGQIKIFGGGGGVILPEEIRDLHEYGITRIYAPDDGRELGLQGMINDLVKTVDEEVPSLPKDTDVASNLKSKNTNTISRLISLAENKHDEFKTHFEAVAETEKNIPVLGITGTGGAGKSSLVDELVRRFLSDFPEKHIGIVSVDPSKKKTGGALLGDRIRMNAINHPRVYMRSLATRQSNLALSKYVQEAVEVLKKAEYDLIILETSGIGQSDTEIIDHSDVSLYVMTPEFGAATQLEKIDMLDFADLVAINKFDKRGAQDALRDVKKQYQRNHQLWHEDAEKLPVFGTIASQFNDPGMNTLYRKIMDKIDEKTASKLESTFEVTREMSEKIFVIPPKRTRYLSEIAENNRAYNETAIKQSDIAQKLFGIYKTILSVANISEEKYSAHLDKNGLVQEELLDDTQTENHEFLGLLFKEFNRVKMDLDPYNWEIILGWQEKVNKYTEPIYSFKVRDKEIKIETHTESLSHTQIPKIALPKYSAWGDILKWSLQENVPGEFPYTSGLYPFKRQGEDPTRMFAGEGGPERTNRRFHYVSLGLPAKRLSTAFDSVTLYGNDPDHRPDIYGKIGNAGVSICCLDDAKKLYSGFDLAHPYTSVSMTINGPAPMLLGFFMNAAIDQQCEKYIKENGLEAQVEAKLKALYDDNGIKRPSYKGELPEGNDGLGLMLLGLTGDQVLPRETYQEIKINTLASVRGTVQADILKEDQAQNTCIFSTEYALRLMGDVQEYFIKEKVRNFYSVSISGYHIAEAGANPITQLAFTLANGFTYVEYYLSRGMDINKFGPNLSFFFSNGVDPEYAVIGRVARKIWSKALKHKYEANPRAQMLKYHIQTSGRSLHAQEIDFNDIRTTLQALYAIYDNCNSLHTNAYDEAITTPTEASVRRAMAIQLIINKELGLAKNENPIQGSFIIEELTDLVEEAVYAEFDRITERGGVLGAMETMYQRGQIQEESLYYETLKHNGDYPIIGVNTFLSSTGSPTVTPGEVIRATEEEKQNQIKTLETLHKAKETKAEEALEAIKKAAVQNENIFEVLMEATKVCSLGQITNAMFDVGGQYRRNM, from the coding sequence ATGGAACAACAGACTCCGTATTTACCTAAACATAAAATAAGAATTGTTACTGCAGCTTCACTTTTTGATGGGCATGATGCTGCTATCAATATTATGCGTCGTATTATCCAGGCTACCGGGGTAGAAGTAATTCACCTTGGCCATGATCGTAGTGTTGAAGAAGTGGTAAACTGTGCGATACAGGAAGATGCTCATGCCATTGCGATGACTAGTTATCAGGGCGGGCATACCGAGTATTTTAAATACATGTACGATTTATTACAGGAAAAAAATGCCGGTCAAATCAAGATTTTTGGCGGTGGCGGTGGAGTAATCCTTCCCGAAGAAATTAGAGATCTTCACGAATATGGAATTACCAGAATTTATGCGCCTGATGATGGTCGGGAACTGGGATTACAGGGAATGATCAATGACCTGGTAAAAACTGTAGATGAGGAAGTACCGTCCTTACCTAAGGATACCGATGTTGCTTCCAACTTAAAATCTAAAAACACAAATACCATCTCCCGGTTAATATCGCTTGCTGAAAACAAACATGATGAATTTAAAACACATTTTGAAGCGGTTGCCGAAACCGAGAAAAATATTCCGGTATTGGGAATTACAGGAACTGGTGGTGCGGGGAAATCCAGTCTGGTCGATGAATTGGTTCGTAGGTTTTTAAGTGATTTTCCTGAAAAACATATTGGAATTGTTTCTGTAGATCCTTCTAAAAAGAAAACCGGTGGCGCTTTACTTGGGGATCGTATTCGTATGAATGCAATAAATCACCCACGCGTGTATATGCGCTCGCTAGCAACACGGCAAAGTAATCTTGCTTTATCTAAATATGTACAGGAAGCTGTTGAGGTCCTGAAAAAAGCGGAATACGACCTTATTATTCTGGAAACTTCTGGAATTGGACAATCAGATACTGAAATTATAGATCATTCTGATGTCTCTTTATATGTGATGACGCCAGAATTTGGTGCCGCGACTCAGTTGGAAAAAATCGATATGTTGGATTTTGCCGATTTGGTTGCGATCAATAAATTCGATAAACGTGGTGCCCAGGATGCCTTACGTGATGTAAAAAAACAATATCAGAGAAATCACCAGTTGTGGCATGAAGATGCCGAAAAACTTCCGGTATTTGGGACGATCGCCTCCCAGTTTAATGATCCCGGTATGAATACGCTGTATCGTAAGATCATGGATAAGATTGATGAAAAAACAGCTTCAAAATTAGAATCTACTTTTGAAGTAACCCGGGAAATGAGCGAGAAGATTTTTGTGATCCCTCCTAAGCGTACCCGTTATCTTTCTGAAATTGCTGAGAATAATCGCGCTTATAACGAAACGGCAATAAAGCAGTCGGATATTGCACAAAAACTTTTCGGTATTTATAAAACCATATTGAGTGTTGCGAATATTTCTGAAGAAAAATATAGTGCGCATCTTGATAAAAACGGACTAGTACAGGAAGAATTGCTAGACGATACTCAAACCGAAAATCATGAATTTTTAGGTCTTCTATTTAAAGAATTTAATCGTGTAAAAATGGATCTTGATCCTTATAACTGGGAAATTATTCTGGGATGGCAGGAGAAGGTAAATAAATATACCGAACCTATTTATTCGTTTAAGGTTAGGGATAAAGAAATTAAAATTGAAACACATACCGAGTCCCTGTCACATACGCAAATTCCAAAGATCGCTTTACCAAAATACTCGGCATGGGGTGATATTTTAAAATGGAGTCTACAGGAAAACGTACCGGGAGAATTTCCCTATACTTCAGGATTATATCCATTTAAACGCCAGGGAGAAGATCCTACTAGAATGTTTGCCGGCGAAGGTGGACCCGAGCGAACCAATAGAAGATTTCATTATGTAAGTTTAGGTTTGCCGGCAAAGCGTTTGTCTACCGCTTTCGATTCGGTTACCCTTTATGGAAATGATCCCGATCATCGTCCCGATATTTATGGGAAAATAGGGAATGCCGGGGTTTCTATTTGCTGTCTGGATGATGCTAAGAAATTATATTCGGGCTTTGATTTGGCGCATCCGTATACGTCTGTAAGTATGACGATTAACGGTCCCGCACCAATGTTACTTGGATTCTTTATGAATGCTGCTATCGACCAGCAATGTGAAAAGTATATCAAAGAAAATGGTTTAGAAGCTCAAGTTGAAGCTAAGCTAAAAGCCCTTTATGATGATAACGGCATTAAACGTCCCTCTTATAAAGGAGAGCTTCCTGAAGGGAATGACGGTTTAGGTTTGATGTTATTAGGACTAACCGGAGACCAGGTTCTTCCACGGGAAACATATCAGGAAATAAAAATCAATACCCTTGCATCGGTTCGAGGTACGGTTCAGGCCGATATTTTAAAAGAAGACCAGGCACAAAATACCTGTATTTTCTCTACGGAATATGCACTGCGCTTAATGGGCGATGTGCAGGAGTATTTTATTAAAGAGAAAGTAAGAAATTTTTATTCGGTTTCTATTTCAGGCTATCATATTGCTGAAGCCGGAGCCAATCCAATTACGCAGCTGGCTTTTACGCTGGCGAATGGTTTTACGTATGTAGAATACTATTTAAGCCGTGGAATGGATATTAATAAATTTGGACCTAATTTATCGTTTTTCTTCAGTAACGGCGTAGATCCCGAATATGCGGTGATTGGCCGTGTAGCAAGAAAAATTTGGTCTAAAGCTTTAAAACATAAATATGAAGCGAATCCAAGAGCACAAATGCTAAAATATCATATCCAGACTTCAGGCCGTTCTTTACATGCGCAGGAAATCGATTTTAATGATATAAGGACAACGCTTCAGGCATTATATGCCATTTATGATAACTGTAACTCTTTGCACACCAATGCGTACGACGAGGCGATCACAACACCGACCGAAGCTTCGGTGCGACGCGCCATGGCAATTCAGCTTATTATCAATAAAGAATTAGGATTAGCAAAAAATGAAAATCCTATTCAGGGTTCTTTTATTATTGAAGAATTGACCGATCTGGTAGAGGAAGCGGTGTATGCCGAGTTTGATCGTATCACTGAGAGAGGTGGTGTCTTGGGTGCAATGGAAACCATGTATCAACGCGGACAAATACAGGAAGAAAGTTTGTATTACGAAACCTTGAAGCATAATGGTGATTACCCAATCATAGGTGTAAATACGTTCCTTAGTTCTACAGGATCGCCAACGGTAACTCCTGGAGAGGTGATTAGAGCAACTGAAGAGGAAAAACAAAACCAGATCAAAACCTTAGAAACCCTGCATAAGGCTAAAGAAACGAAAGCAGAGGAAGCTTTAGAAGCCATCAAAAAGGCTGCTGTACAAAATGAGAACATTTTTGAAGTTTTAATGGAAGCAACTAAGGTTTGTAGTCTTGGCCAAATCACCAATGCGATGTTTGATGTTGGTGGGCAATACCGAAGAAATATGTAA
- the purU gene encoding formyltetrahydrofolate deformylase translates to MPKVTLLINCKDKSGIIATVTNFFHNRKGNIIYIDQYVDTEKGIFFMRLENEFSTEYDIADLRVEFDEEIAETYNMNWKLFAEERILKMAVFVSKYDHCLYDILGRFKAGELNVEIPFILSNHKDLASIARAFDIPFYHVPVTKDNKAEAEAKQLELLKKFEVDFIVLARYMQIVSDQLISEFPNNIINIHHSFLPAFAGAKPYHSAYKRGVKIIGATCHYVTAELDAGPIIEQDITRISHSHSIKDLILKGRDLEKIVFSRGIKLHIQRKTMVFNNKTIIFT, encoded by the coding sequence ATGCCTAAAGTTACCCTACTTATAAATTGTAAAGACAAGAGCGGAATTATCGCTACCGTAACAAATTTCTTCCATAATAGAAAAGGAAATATTATTTACATCGATCAATATGTAGATACCGAGAAAGGGATCTTTTTTATGCGTTTGGAGAATGAGTTTTCAACTGAATATGATATTGCTGATCTACGAGTGGAATTTGATGAAGAGATCGCCGAAACCTACAATATGAACTGGAAGCTATTTGCAGAAGAACGCATCTTAAAAATGGCTGTTTTTGTCTCTAAATACGATCATTGTTTATACGATATTTTAGGGAGATTTAAAGCCGGAGAACTAAATGTTGAAATTCCGTTTATTTTAAGCAACCACAAGGATCTTGCCTCCATAGCCCGGGCGTTCGACATCCCTTTTTACCATGTACCGGTTACTAAAGATAACAAAGCTGAAGCCGAAGCAAAGCAACTGGAGCTGCTAAAGAAATTTGAAGTCGATTTTATTGTACTCGCCCGTTATATGCAGATTGTTTCAGATCAATTAATCAGTGAATTCCCCAACAATATTATTAATATCCATCATTCTTTTTTACCTGCTTTCGCCGGAGCAAAGCCATATCATTCGGCTTATAAACGCGGAGTAAAAATTATTGGGGCCACCTGCCATTATGTTACGGCTGAACTTGATGCGGGTCCAATAATAGAGCAAGATATTACCCGGATTTCGCATTCACACTCCATAAAAGATTTAATCTTAAAAGGAAGGGATTTGGAAAAAATCGTTTTTTCACGGGGCATCAAGCTGCATATTCAACGAAAAACGATGGTCTTCAATAATAAGACCATCATTTTCACATAA